The sequence CACTATCGCCTCTTCCATCTATGCCGAAAACAATATTGTTCGGATATTTTTTCAAGATAGAAATGGCTAAATCTTTGTCCTTAATAAGAATTGTTCCCAGAATTATCCTTTCCACTCCAATCGATAAATACTGCTCCACAGTTTCAATGTCTCGTATTCCACCACCAACTTCCACAGGGATAGTTAAGCTGTCTTTAATTTTTTTGATAAGCTCAAAATGTACTGGAGTTCCTTGCTTTGCACCCTGCAAGTCAACTAGATGGAGAATATCTGCACCTTGTAACTGAAATAATTTAGCTGTTTGGATGGGGTCTAGACCGTAATCTGTCATGCGAGAATAATCGCCCTGCAATAATCTAACGCATTTGTTGTCTATCAAATCTATAGCTGGTAATAGTTTAATCATTTTAATATTGTAAAGTATTCTAGTACTTTTTGTAAGAAACAAAGACCAATACTTCCACTTTTTTCAGGATGAAACTGTACAGCAAGCAGATTATCTTTAATTATAGCTGAATTAAATTCTACTCCGTATATTGTTGAAGCAAGACAATTTTCCTGATTGTAAGAAATATAATAAGAATGCACAAAATAAAAAAAATTATCATGAAAATCTTTAAAAAAAGGATGTTTTACTTGGATATTATTCCAACCTGTCTGCGGAACTTTACCACAAATAGCAGAATCAAATCTAGTGACCTTGCCAGGAAAAACGCCAAGCCCCTTCACACCTTTGCTTTCATCACTTTCCTCGAAAAGTAATTGTTCCCCTAAACAAATACCTAAAAACTTTCCGCCAGCAGAAATGAACGTCTTAATTGCTTCAGTCAGATTAAGTTTGTTTAAGCTTTCCATAGTTGCCCCAAAGGAACCAACCCCTGGTAAAACTAAAATATCTTTCTCAAGATCCATTTCTGATAAATCACTACTAATAATGGACTCTGCACCAATTTGTTTAAACGCTCTAGCAACATTTAAAATATTCCCAGCATCATAGTTTATGATTCGGATCATTCAGACAATCCTACAGCGATTGTCCCTAATAAACCTGCATCGGTTCCAAGGGTAGCTGGGATTATTTCCGTTTTTACATTTTTAACCATCGATAAATGTTCTTGAACTGTTTTTCTAATTGCCTTAAACAGGATGTCGCCTATCTTGCTAACTCCGCCACCGATAATAATGGCCTCAGGATCTAAGATATTGATAATATTTACGCAACCAATCCCAATGTAGTAAGCATTCTCTTCTATGATATCTTGAGCAAACTTATCACCCTGCTTCGCTGCGTGGTTAAGGACAATGGAAGTTATTTTGCTACGATTACTGGCAGAAAGCTCTAAAGTAATCTTTCCGTAATCATCTTTTGTCGTCTTTAACTTCATAATTTTTTTACTAGCTCTTTTGGCCATGTTTACCCCAGAAGCATAGGCCTCGAAACAACCAATCCGTCCACAACCACATTTAAATTCTGTATCCGTTGTTAAATTAAGGGGCATATGACCTATTTCACCTGCCATCGTGTTTTTCCCACTATACAGCTTTCTATCAATAATTATTCCACCACCTACGCCTGTACTTACTGTGAGGAAAACTATGTTTTTATAGTCTTTTTCTGACCCAAAATAAAGTTCACCCATAGCAGCGCAATTCGCATCATTTTCAACAATAATTGGAGTATTGGGGAAATCTTTTTGCACTTTATCCCTGAGTGGATAGTTTTCCCATCCCTTAATATTCGGTGCAATAATAACAACACCTTTGCTCTTAGTAATTTGACCTGGAATACCCAAAACAATGGTTTTCACATCTTGGATATGTACGCCTGCATTCTTTAATAGCTCCTTAATCACAGAGCTAAGCTGGTTAGTTACTACTTCGGCTCCCTTTTTGGCTTGAGTTGGAGTGTTAATGGAAGTGATTATTTTTCCTTTATCGTCAGCAATAGCTGCAGCAATCTTTGTTCCACCTATATCTAAACCTATAATGTATTTCATGTCTGCTCCTTACTAAAAAGATTATACCGTTTATTAGTTAAATCGTTCAATCGGAAATAGTTAGTGGTGAATAGTTAATAGTTAATAGGGAATAGGGAAAGGGGAAAAGTCAATGTAAAAATGAAAACTAGTAAAGCCTCTTTGCAATAAACAACAAAAAATATCAATACATATAAATACTCATATTTGTCGATATTCTAAATAACAACAAATTTATAGGCTAAAAGGGGAGAAAACTTATGATTAATAATATTGGCAACATCGGACAAATCAGTGCTAATTATGCAACAGGTGCTGAAAAACCGCAAGAAACAACAACAAGCCCTCTTGCCTATATCTATTCAAACACAGAAACTACTGAAACTGAAAAAGTTGAAACATCCACGTCTACTAACTCCGCTAATCAACCAATTTCTTGGGGCACAGACTATCAGCAAGCAATGGCTCAAGCAGCAGCAGAAGGGAGACAAGTCATCGTTATTTTTGGTCGTCCAGAGTGTGGTAATTGTACTAGAACTGAAAATAATGCAAACAACTCAGCTGAAGTTAGAGCATTAATAAATGATAACTATATAGCTGTTCACGTTAACATTGACACACCAGAAGGTAGAGCCGCATTTACCCCACTCCGTGCAGGAATGGGAGACATGATTTTGCCTTTGACTTGTATTATAGACCCAACAAATCCAAGCGAATATAGTGCTAGAACAACCAGAACTCAAAAAGCTGACAGTCTAATCGCGATGTTAGAACAGGGAATGGACGGCAAACCATCTCCAAATGGAACTCATTACACTCAAAATAGCTCTGGTGGTAACACAACTGGAACAGATGGAGTTGTTAGAGGCCTCCATTTTGACATAGAGGCTATACTTGCAGACCTAACCTCAGATATATTAGCAGATGTTTTAAATGAACTTGAACAAGAAAATATACCAAACTCAGAAAATGAAGCAACTACAACACCAGAAGCACACAAAGATGCTCCGGTAGCAACGAGTGCTCCTTCTCCTGAATAATTAATTTAATATTTATGGATAATGGTTCCAAAAAAATTACAAGGATTTTGGTCTAAAGTACTCTAAAGCTAACATCATGCCTTCCATTGTTGGAATTGACCTTGCTCTTTTTTCTGGTGGTAAATTTACAGCATTATCAAAGGGGCTATAAGCTACTAAATGACTGCGGATACCTGAAAGATTGTCTGCATCAAGTGAAACTACTTCGCCCAAACTTATACCAAACTTTTCTGGATTATCATAGACAGGAGAACCAATAGTCACATGATAGCCACCAAACGCATGATCATAGTAATACGGAGTAATTGATTGCAAAAAAGACTTACTTTCCTCTAAATCAATTGGTGTTTCTCCTGGAAAACCGTACATCATCAAAACAATACTCACAATTCCTGCACTATAGGCGGCAATAATGTTTTCACGAGCCACTTCTGGCTGAACGGGCTTATTCATCGCGTGCAAGACTTTTGCACTTCCTGATTCCACACCCCAAGTAATCCAACTGCATCCAGCAGCAGCTATTTCGGATAATACTTCCAACGTAAGGCTTGCATTTGGCATAGCCATAAAGGCCCACTTCAACTGAGGATGATGTCTCTTCACTAAATTAGCTAGCTTTTTTAGCTCTGCAACCATTAACATTTGATCGCCCCAATATATATAATTTATTTTATTCTCTCGCAACCACACCAAGCGACTTTGCACATTGTCCCAATTTTCATTTGGATGATGTCCAAAATAACTCAGATGACCTGAACAAAAGCTACATTTTCCCCAAGGACAGCCTCTTTTGATTAATAAACTAATAACAGGCTCGGGTGTTAAATAAGAGGTAAAAACGATACCCTCAGTGCTAGGCAAATAATCTAAATCCCGAAGCAGATTATCCGCTAAACAAGTTTGCAAAACTTCCTTCTTGGTTCTATATACAGCATTCGGGATATCGGACCATGGTTTTTCTTGTATCACTTGGACAAAACTCTCTTCGCTTTCCTTTAAAAGAATCATATCTATTGATTTACAAAGATGAAGAATCTCTTTTGGCTCAAGGTGATTAACCAATGAACCACCAAGAATAACTATAGTTTTTGGCGATATCTGCTTTATCCAAGTGGCAATAGCCAAAGTCATCCAAAACTGGCTGACATCATTACGTTGATGATAAGTTAAGGAGAGACCAATAACCTGAGAAAGGGGCAAGCACTGCTCTAGCTGATTTTGCATAAGTGCTAACCACTCTGGTTTATTATTGCAAACATATTCTCTAGCTAATTCTACATACTTAGCTTGCCAACGTAGCCATTCATTGATAACTCGACTAATAACTTCCACATATTGGTCATGGTCTCGATAAATAATCTGATTTTTTAAGACCAAAACGTCTTCTGAATCCTTAAACAAATCATTAAACAAACTGATGTTTAAATCTAATATCGGTTGGCTAAGGACGCCTCGTTTGTTCATATATCCTTGGATTTCCATCAGCATAGAAGGAATAAAGGTTGGATTGGCAAAAGGTGGAAAAATTAAACGCGAACTTAACATACTGACTGCGCTATTCCCAAGGAAATGAAACACTCCTGAGATTAAGTTGCTTCTTCATCGCAGAAAAATCTCTTTGTACACTCGGTGGTAACGGTATCCCGGATTTTTCTCTTTCTATTCTAGCGATATATTCCTTTTCTCCAGCAGTATAGATTCTGTTTTGGCCTGGAGCTTTGGCTGAGGCACGAAGTTCTCGAAGGACTTCGCCTGTATTTTGCTTAAAAGTTTCTAAATCTACAAAAGCCTCTATATTGATTGCTAAGAAAGAATGTCCTAGCTCTATTGAGGCAGGCTTTCCGTCTTTAACTCCTGATAAACCCCAAAGGAAATTTCCACTCTGTAAAGCTGAAGAAAGTATCTCGACAACAGTGGCATAACCGTAACCCTTGTAGCCACCCGTATCTTCCCCTATTCCGCCTAATGGAACTAAAGCAGCAGAGCCATTTACTAGGTCTTTTAAAATTTGAGCACTGTCTGTCATGGTTTCGCCATCTCTGCCAATAACTAGACCTGGAGGAGTCGGCTGTCCTGTTCTCTCATAATATTCAATCTTACCTCGCTGAGTAACAGAAGTTGCACAATCCAAAACAAAGGGAAAAGGCTCATCTGTTGGGATGCCAAAAGTAAGGGGATTTGTACCAAGCATGTTCTCTACCCCAAAAGTTGGTGCAATAGATGGTCTAGCGTTGGTTGTAACTTGTCCAATCATTCCAGCTTCCGAAGCCATGGTGGCGTAATAACCAGCGATGCCAAAATGGGTAGAATTTCTAGCAACGACCATCCCTAATCCATGTTTTTTGGCTTTTCTAATAGCCATCTCCATACACTTTTTTGCTACAACAAAGCCCATACCATTATGGCCATCGACAACCGCTGTTGTTGAGGTTTGCTTGATTATTTCAAAATTAGTTTTGGTATCTAATGTTCCTTGCTTGTATCTATCATAGTAGATAGGCTTTAATCTATTCACACCGTGAGAATCAATCCCACGCAAATCTGCCTCGATGAGGATTTCTGAACAAATCTTAGCTTCTGCTTTGGGTACTCCAATTTTCTGGAATACTTTAATCATAAATTCTGCTAAAAAGTCAGCAGATAAATTGTAATTTTTCTCACTCATCTTCCATATTCTATATGCTGAAATTAATGATGTCTAGACTTACAACTCATTAATGATTGATTCACTCTGTCGTCAGGTGCACTCTGTATAATAAAATATCAGACACTTGCATTTCTTTTGCACTTAATAAGAAGACAATAAAATGTACCGTGACAAAACCTCTCTTTACCTTTTTACAATCATCTCACATTTTATACAATCAAACTGTAACTCAAATGTATTCTTTTCGTCTTTTAAGTATAGTGGTTGAGCTAGTTTTTTCTTTTTTAAACACATCCCCAGC comes from Candidatus Margulisiibacteriota bacterium and encodes:
- the hisA gene encoding 1-(5-phosphoribosyl)-5-[(5-phosphoribosylamino)methylideneamino]imidazole-4-carboxamide isomerase is translated as MIKLLPAIDLIDNKCVRLLQGDYSRMTDYGLDPIQTAKLFQLQGADILHLVDLQGAKQGTPVHFELIKKIKDSLTIPVEVGGGIRDIETVEQYLSIGVERIILGTILIKDKDLAISILKKYPNNIVFGIDGRGDSVAVSGWLENTDISVVALIKEYEKYGLKHVIYTDINKDGLLQGTNLEMLSRIIQETNVKLVASGGVSSLEDINDLIKINRDNKLFGIITGKAVYENKFTVKEAKELIINGTIA
- the hisH gene encoding imidazole glycerol phosphate synthase subunit HisH, which gives rise to MIRIINYDAGNILNVARAFKQIGAESIISSDLSEMDLEKDILVLPGVGSFGATMESLNKLNLTEAIKTFISAGGKFLGICLGEQLLFEESDESKGVKGLGVFPGKVTRFDSAICGKVPQTGWNNIQVKHPFFKDFHDNFFYFVHSYYISYNQENCLASTIYGVEFNSAIIKDNLLAVQFHPEKSGSIGLCFLQKVLEYFTILK
- a CDS encoding ROK family protein — encoded protein: MKYIIGLDIGGTKIAAAIADDKGKIITSINTPTQAKKGAEVVTNQLSSVIKELLKNAGVHIQDVKTIVLGIPGQITKSKGVVIIAPNIKGWENYPLRDKVQKDFPNTPIIVENDANCAAMGELYFGSEKDYKNIVFLTVSTGVGGGIIIDRKLYSGKNTMAGEIGHMPLNLTTDTEFKCGCGRIGCFEAYASGVNMAKRASKKIMKLKTTKDDYGKITLELSASNRSKITSIVLNHAAKQGDKFAQDIIEENAYYIGIGCVNIINILDPEAIIIGGGVSKIGDILFKAIRKTVQEHLSMVKNVKTEIIPATLGTDAGLLGTIAVGLSE
- a CDS encoding thioredoxin family protein, whose product is MINNIGNIGQISANYATGAEKPQETTTSPLAYIYSNTETTETEKVETSTSTNSANQPISWGTDYQQAMAQAAAEGRQVIVIFGRPECGNCTRTENNANNSAEVRALINDNYIAVHVNIDTPEGRAAFTPLRAGMGDMILPLTCIIDPTNPSEYSARTTRTQKADSLIAMLEQGMDGKPSPNGTHYTQNSSGGNTTGTDGVVRGLHFDIEAILADLTSDILADVLNELEQENIPNSENEATTTPEAHKDAPVATSAPSPE
- a CDS encoding radical SAM protein, with the translated sequence MLSSRLIFPPFANPTFIPSMLMEIQGYMNKRGVLSQPILDLNISLFNDLFKDSEDVLVLKNQIIYRDHDQYVEVISRVINEWLRWQAKYVELAREYVCNNKPEWLALMQNQLEQCLPLSQVIGLSLTYHQRNDVSQFWMTLAIATWIKQISPKTIVILGGSLVNHLEPKEILHLCKSIDMILLKESEESFVQVIQEKPWSDIPNAVYRTKKEVLQTCLADNLLRDLDYLPSTEGIVFTSYLTPEPVISLLIKRGCPWGKCSFCSGHLSYFGHHPNENWDNVQSRLVWLRENKINYIYWGDQMLMVAELKKLANLVKRHHPQLKWAFMAMPNASLTLEVLSEIAAAGCSWITWGVESGSAKVLHAMNKPVQPEVARENIIAAYSAGIVSIVLMMYGFPGETPIDLEESKSFLQSITPYYYDHAFGGYHVTIGSPVYDNPEKFGISLGEVVSLDADNLSGIRSHLVAYSPFDNAVNLPPEKRARSIPTMEGMMLALEYFRPKSL
- a CDS encoding Ldh family oxidoreductase, translated to MSEKNYNLSADFLAEFMIKVFQKIGVPKAEAKICSEILIEADLRGIDSHGVNRLKPIYYDRYKQGTLDTKTNFEIIKQTSTTAVVDGHNGMGFVVAKKCMEMAIRKAKKHGLGMVVARNSTHFGIAGYYATMASEAGMIGQVTTNARPSIAPTFGVENMLGTNPLTFGIPTDEPFPFVLDCATSVTQRGKIEYYERTGQPTPPGLVIGRDGETMTDSAQILKDLVNGSAALVPLGGIGEDTGGYKGYGYATVVEILSSALQSGNFLWGLSGVKDGKPASIELGHSFLAINIEAFVDLETFKQNTGEVLRELRASAKAPGQNRIYTAGEKEYIARIEREKSGIPLPPSVQRDFSAMKKQLNLRSVSFPWE